GACATCGTCGGAGCGATCCTGTCAGCCACTGGCTTGGTTCTCCTGGTCATGGGCATCCTGGAGGCGGAGAACCACCTCGTCATCACGGCTGTCCTGCTGGTCGTCGGCGCCCTGGTCCTCGCCTGGTTCTTCCACCATGTCCGGGCTCTCGAGTCAGCCGGCAGAGAGCCGCTGCTGTCGACCGGCCTCTTCCGAAACCACACCTCGAACCTCGCCCTCATCACCCAGAATGTCCAGTGGGCGGTGCTGCTGGGCTCGGCCTTCGTCGTATCTGCCTATCTCCAGGTCGTGCGGGGCTACGACGCCATCCAGACCGGCGTCATCTTCACCGCCGCCACGGCCGGCATCCTGGTCTCGTCGCTGGCAGCGGAGCGGCTGGCCAACAGGTTCTCCCAGCGCACCCTGATCCTGGTCGGCTTCACGACCACGGTGATCGGGATCTTCTTCCTGGTGGCGATGGTCAAGGGCTCGCCGAGCGCCTACGCCTTCACGCCCGGTCTCCTGTTCATCGGCCTCGGGGTCGGGGTGATGCTGACCCCGTCGGTAAACGTCGTCCAGTCCAGCTTCCCCGAGGAGCGACAGGGTGAGATCTCGGGACTGTCACGGAGCGTGTCGAACCTCGGGTCCGCCTTCGGCACGGCCATCGCCGGAACGATTCTGGTGGCCGATCTCGGGTCAGGGCATCAGGCCTATGGGATCGCCATGGGCGTTCTGGCCGTGATCGGCCTCGGCGGCCTCGTTGTCTCGATCTTCCTACCGGCCGATGCTGGTCAACAGACTGCCGGAGCCGAGACCTGAGGAGCGGGTGCCCACGAGCGAGTTCTCTCGAACGTTGCCATGATCTTGGGCGGTTGGTGCAGCTGAAGGACGAATCGACGAGAACGGAGATGCGATGGCGGAGATGAAGTTCGAGAGGAAGGAGCTGCTCTCGCGCAAAGAGGCGGCGGCGCGGCTCTTGGAGGTGGCTGAGGCGCTCGGATCCAGCGGTGACTTCGAGCTGCAAGGGGGCGGGGAGAAGCTTCAGCTGGACGTGGCGAATGAGGTCACGT
The Acidimicrobiales bacterium genome window above contains:
- a CDS encoding MFS transporter yields the protein MGEDIAAARTSRSAQGVLLPLALAQFICSFAGSNMNVMINDISSDLGTTVKGVQTAITVFLLVMAALMIPGGKLTDRWGRKRCFTLGLSIYAVGALLSAFSPGLGTLILGNSIFEGVGTALLIPPVYILATMFFTDLRSRARAFGVISGMGGVGAAAGPLIGGVITTGITWRAAFIFQAAVIVVIVILSRRMEDPVAPDPTRPFDIVGAILSATGLVLLVMGILEAENHLVITAVLLVVGALVLAWFFHHVRALESAGREPLLSTGLFRNHTSNLALITQNVQWAVLLGSAFVVSAYLQVVRGYDAIQTGVIFTAATAGILVSSLAAERLANRFSQRTLILVGFTTTVIGIFFLVAMVKGSPSAYAFTPGLLFIGLGVGVMLTPSVNVVQSSFPEERQGEISGLSRSVSNLGSAFGTAIAGTILVADLGSGHQAYGIAMGVLAVIGLGGLVVSIFLPADAGQQTAGAET